A genomic segment from Polyangium mundeleinium encodes:
- a CDS encoding ferritin-like domain-containing protein, with protein MAREVFDLSFSNGFARTLHERALGDIEQDYPWQSLEPSRYPPLLLARARVGWTENAFNEFCTAAAMGQMLQALVQARAPLDLIGMASRFAIDEVLHIELCARMAMRLGGGAPIHYDPEDIVFALDPSLTPLERSNELVVRLCCVGEALSFPLLSGAMRSASHPLSRSILETIVRDEAHHGKFGFLYLDWIRAELRPAERDRLGKAARQTLDAYRSLWERGPSHVVAGVTSEGFLLEHVRELGWMEASAYAELARVTIEESVRAPLARAGIML; from the coding sequence ATGGCGCGCGAGGTCTTTGATCTCTCCTTCTCGAACGGATTCGCGCGCACCCTGCACGAGCGCGCGCTCGGCGATATCGAGCAGGATTACCCGTGGCAGAGCCTCGAACCCTCGCGGTACCCGCCGCTGCTCCTCGCGCGGGCACGGGTCGGCTGGACCGAAAATGCGTTCAACGAATTCTGCACCGCCGCGGCCATGGGCCAAATGCTCCAGGCCCTCGTGCAGGCGCGCGCGCCGCTCGACCTCATCGGCATGGCGAGCCGCTTCGCGATCGACGAGGTCCTCCACATCGAGCTCTGCGCGCGGATGGCCATGCGGCTCGGCGGCGGCGCGCCCATCCATTACGATCCCGAGGACATCGTCTTCGCCCTCGACCCGTCGCTCACCCCGCTCGAACGGTCCAATGAGCTCGTCGTGCGCCTCTGCTGCGTGGGCGAGGCGTTGAGCTTCCCGCTGCTCTCGGGCGCGATGCGGAGCGCGTCGCATCCGCTCAGCCGCTCCATCCTGGAGACGATCGTGCGGGACGAGGCGCACCACGGCAAATTCGGGTTCCTCTACCTCGACTGGATCCGCGCGGAGCTCCGCCCCGCCGAGCGGGATCGCCTCGGGAAAGCGGCGCGGCAGACGCTCGACGCCTATCGTTCGTTATGGGAGCGCGGCCCGAGCCACGTCGTCGCGGGCGTGACCAGCGAGGGGTTTCTCCTGGAACACGTACGCGAGCTCGGGTGGATGGAGGCGTCGGCGTATGCGGAGCTCGCGCGCGTCACGATCGAAGAATCGGTCCGCGCTCCGCTCGCGCGGGCCGGGATCATGCTCTGA
- a CDS encoding EF-hand domain-containing protein, protein MTTDLQVKKFTYVFTWFDQDGDGWLTRDDFQKMAELFTALADEKDLKNRTAMQKGFMNWWGVLLGATEGNAGEKIGLPEFIRIMNANVIAPENFENAVLGLVDGLIGALDRDGDGSLSFEEYVRMYDALGVPPVTSTEAFKRLDRDGSGKISYAEFRQAIVEYYLSADPNAPGNWLLGPMAVFQ, encoded by the coding sequence ATGACGACTGATTTGCAGGTCAAGAAGTTCACCTACGTATTCACCTGGTTCGACCAGGATGGCGATGGGTGGCTCACCCGGGACGACTTCCAGAAGATGGCCGAGCTGTTCACCGCCCTGGCGGACGAGAAGGATCTGAAGAACAGGACGGCGATGCAGAAGGGCTTCATGAACTGGTGGGGCGTCCTGCTGGGGGCCACGGAGGGCAACGCGGGAGAGAAGATCGGGCTGCCGGAGTTCATCCGCATCATGAACGCCAATGTCATCGCCCCGGAGAATTTCGAGAATGCGGTGCTCGGCCTCGTCGACGGGTTGATTGGAGCCCTCGACCGTGACGGTGACGGTAGTCTTTCGTTCGAAGAGTACGTGCGGATGTACGACGCGCTGGGCGTCCCTCCGGTGACCTCCACCGAGGCGTTCAAGCGGCTCGACCGGGATGGCAGCGGAAAGATCAGTTATGCCGAGTTCCGGCAGGCCATCGTCGAGTATTATCTGAGCGCGGACCCGAACGCCCCCGGGAACTGGCTGCTCGGCCCGATGGCCGTGTTCCAGTAG
- a CDS encoding ArnT family glycosyltransferase: MTTALPAQEENPAPSEATLARAKVHRAVAFVALFTAIFYIPSLRCGFFADDWLHRLALDQFPDIFREHLNLFGLIRSNEEVAAFKKFGLAPWWTDPDMRINFWRPIPSITHWLEYQLFGHSAIAAHLINIGFYTATVFLVHRLLARYLSPSRWPLVFAVAVFALDDAHALNIVWSANRNETVGAIFVLASLLSFIRYREGAGRAFAGLSLLSYACALLSKESGLVLPLFVLAHVVVFPERPGQPFFARIRPHLGMLAAFFLVSVAFLALYFVVLGHGANSVYYINPLKNPGLWAEHFFRSGFFHAVILATGVPLHVLSSTPVRDYPLAALALGAVTVGFWALAWRWLRNDRPLRFFVLTMVAGQVIVTTSFPDPRNLFLPSIGFAYMVARVLEEAVARFPKGRSYRAVAGTLVFLHLVLAPVLCQVCIYIVATFEGRYRVIADSLAKSIDYQRLPEDKLEVYFLNWHQREMTALYGLYLRRVLPTGVTDYKPITHNPNISYVDKLYQGLGGERIHYYSLSYVVGEVDVEVLSEYEIAVRPKKGHFFPTLFEQLYTTGKPWRAGQVFEPGTHRATIEEVSPEGEVSKVRFTFPEPLSSPRYRFMKWDGERFVPVSFVAVAGRGD, translated from the coding sequence GTGACGACCGCGCTCCCGGCCCAGGAGGAGAACCCCGCGCCTTCGGAGGCGACACTCGCGCGGGCGAAGGTGCACCGCGCCGTCGCGTTCGTCGCGCTCTTCACGGCGATCTTCTACATCCCCTCGCTCCGCTGCGGCTTCTTCGCGGACGACTGGCTGCACCGGCTCGCGCTCGATCAGTTCCCGGACATCTTTCGCGAGCACCTGAACCTCTTTGGCCTCATCCGTTCGAACGAGGAAGTCGCCGCGTTCAAGAAATTCGGCCTGGCGCCCTGGTGGACCGATCCGGACATGCGGATCAACTTCTGGCGCCCGATCCCGTCGATCACGCACTGGCTCGAGTACCAGCTCTTCGGCCACAGCGCGATCGCCGCGCACCTCATCAACATCGGGTTTTACACGGCCACCGTCTTCCTCGTCCATCGCCTCCTCGCGCGGTATCTCTCGCCCTCCCGCTGGCCGCTCGTCTTTGCGGTCGCGGTCTTCGCGCTCGACGACGCGCACGCGCTGAACATCGTGTGGAGCGCGAACCGCAACGAGACCGTGGGCGCGATCTTCGTCCTCGCCTCGCTCCTCTCGTTCATCCGGTACCGCGAGGGAGCCGGCCGCGCCTTCGCGGGGTTGTCGCTCCTCTCGTATGCCTGCGCCCTGCTCTCGAAAGAGTCGGGCCTCGTGCTCCCGCTCTTCGTGCTCGCGCACGTCGTGGTCTTCCCCGAGCGGCCCGGACAACCCTTTTTCGCGCGCATTCGCCCGCACCTCGGCATGCTGGCCGCATTTTTCCTGGTCAGCGTGGCGTTCCTCGCCCTGTACTTCGTGGTGCTCGGGCACGGCGCGAACTCGGTGTATTACATCAACCCGCTGAAGAACCCTGGCCTGTGGGCCGAGCATTTCTTCCGGTCCGGGTTTTTCCACGCCGTGATCCTCGCGACGGGCGTGCCTCTGCACGTGCTCTCCAGCACGCCCGTGCGTGATTATCCGCTCGCGGCGCTCGCGCTCGGCGCGGTCACGGTGGGCTTCTGGGCGCTCGCGTGGCGCTGGTTGCGGAACGACAGGCCGCTCCGCTTCTTCGTGCTCACGATGGTGGCGGGGCAGGTCATCGTGACGACGAGCTTCCCCGACCCGCGCAACCTCTTCCTGCCCTCGATTGGCTTCGCCTACATGGTCGCGCGGGTCCTCGAAGAGGCGGTCGCCCGGTTCCCGAAGGGCCGTTCGTATCGCGCCGTCGCCGGCACGCTCGTGTTCTTGCACCTCGTGCTCGCGCCCGTGCTCTGCCAGGTGTGCATCTACATCGTCGCCACGTTCGAGGGCCGCTACCGGGTGATCGCGGACTCGCTCGCGAAGTCGATCGATTACCAGCGCCTCCCCGAGGACAAGCTCGAGGTCTACTTCCTGAACTGGCACCAGCGCGAGATGACCGCGCTCTACGGCCTCTACCTCCGCCGCGTGCTCCCGACGGGCGTGACCGATTACAAGCCGATCACGCACAACCCGAACATCTCCTACGTCGACAAGCTCTACCAGGGCCTCGGCGGCGAGCGCATCCATTACTACTCGCTCTCCTACGTCGTGGGCGAGGTCGACGTGGAGGTCCTGTCGGAGTACGAGATCGCCGTCCGCCCGAAGAAGGGCCATTTCTTCCCGACGCTCTTCGAGCAGCTCTACACGACGGGCAAGCCGTGGCGGGCGGGGCAGGTCTTCGAGCCGGGCACGCACCGCGCGACGATCGAGGAGGTCTCGCCGGAGGGGGAGGTCTCGAAGGTGCGCTTCACCTTCCCGGAGCCGCTGAGCTCACCGCGGTATCGCTTCATGAAATGGGACGGCGAGCGATTCGTGCCGGTCTCGTTCGTGGCGGTCGCGGGGCGGGGCGATTGA
- a CDS encoding CDP-alcohol phosphatidyltransferase family protein, which translates to MTIRLSDVIKSPDVEDPVNLHVHRPLQLLLARPLVKTSITPNQITFLSLCAGLGAAACIVEGSLYVRLAGALLLFASAILDGVDGMIARLKKTSSETGHAIDGASDYAVNVATTLAAVYHLGQTSGRPLLAAALGLGTHIAWAHHLMLYDFHCALYLRFYSGGKHQGGDRERAQKTLEKVRQGGSLFQRVLMTVFVWQLGNRQSLLAKVSPLGVRLSERPADDTFGKTYVATHRAPMRLWAICGNAPHMDLMVLAIALDRFEVYFVLRIVVFTILAIVAIVWERRVLAAHVEPGEVLS; encoded by the coding sequence ATGACCATCCGCCTCAGCGACGTGATCAAATCTCCCGACGTGGAGGACCCCGTGAACCTCCACGTCCACCGGCCGCTCCAGCTCCTGCTCGCGCGGCCGCTCGTGAAGACCTCCATCACGCCGAACCAGATCACGTTCCTGTCCCTCTGCGCGGGCCTCGGCGCCGCCGCCTGCATCGTCGAGGGAAGCCTCTACGTGCGACTCGCGGGCGCGCTCCTCCTCTTCGCGTCGGCCATCCTCGACGGCGTCGACGGCATGATCGCGCGGCTGAAAAAGACCTCGTCCGAGACGGGCCATGCGATCGACGGCGCCTCCGACTACGCGGTCAACGTCGCCACGACCCTCGCGGCCGTCTACCACCTCGGACAGACCTCGGGCAGGCCGCTCCTCGCGGCCGCGCTCGGCCTCGGCACGCACATCGCATGGGCGCACCACCTCATGCTCTACGATTTCCACTGCGCCCTCTATCTGCGCTTCTACTCGGGCGGCAAGCACCAGGGCGGCGATCGCGAACGCGCGCAGAAGACGCTGGAAAAGGTGCGGCAGGGCGGCTCGCTCTTCCAGCGCGTGCTCATGACGGTCTTCGTCTGGCAGCTAGGCAACCGGCAATCCTTGCTCGCCAAGGTCAGCCCCCTCGGCGTGCGCCTCTCGGAGCGCCCGGCCGACGACACGTTCGGCAAGACGTACGTCGCGACGCACCGCGCGCCGATGCGGTTATGGGCGATCTGCGGCAACGCCCCGCACATGGACCTGATGGTCCTCGCCATCGCGCTGGATCGTTTCGAGGTTTATTTCGTGCTTCGCATCGTGGTCTTCACGATCCTCGCGATCGTCGCGATCGTATGGGAGCGCCGCGTCCTCGCGGCCCACGTGGAGCCTGGCGAGGTCCTTTCGTGA
- a CDS encoding efflux RND transporter permease subunit produces MHERSSPRPFRVLGRFQARRPFLVLLLGLLSLLPAGFFATKIGFRPDFSELLPDNKDSVIEMRRVSARLSGITTLTVTAEIADGKNEAALRAFVDALAPKLQALGPPWVEQVDWSSRETKKFFDENKLLFAELADLQKARDEVVARYEYEVQKETGVLLDESDPPPPITAASLKERLTGKKGGEAKALPKSQAEIDRGPHPNGYYMSADGKFAAVIARTSLSKKADREELRRKIEQIVEEIGPKKIDPTMEVGYTGDLVISGEEYDAIVQDLGEVGVGGVLGVLVPVLLFFLRVRTVLVMAGSLLVGLVWTFGLTYFTIGYLNSSTGFLVTIIAGNGINYGIMYMARYLEARRDDDADVEGAIEAAHKDTWLPTLSGSATTMLAYGSLMLTDFRGFKHFGVIGAYGMLLCWLATYLFTPALLAATERVRPVYFPGKEKTKARGYYGVLFAKLAQAAPRTLGAIGVVIGLISVGLTYQYLTKDPIEYDMRNIRSERRDKSAALSLSVRVGHIVGRMSQDGMAVMTDHLEQVPLLETELQKRLEAAPADAKPFEKVVTIHSLIPKEQAEKLPLIEDIRRIVQKARKRNLISDADWAEIAPYVPAEALKSIAIADLPETVARPFTEKDGTRGRIVYIVPKQGQSVWDAHYLIRWADSFRATTLPTGDVIKGSGRAVIYADMIQAVVEDAPKAVGLAAIGVVVIILIAFRGSARSLGVFVPWLFGVSMLLGFLHLRGIKLNFLNFIVLPITFGIGAEYSHNLMQRYLSEGGERLDRVFTETGGALVLCSMTTCIGYFALMFSINKGIASFGLAAAVGEIACLLSAVLILPAFLVWLERRRKAAKAPEVRPEGASGA; encoded by the coding sequence ATGCACGAACGTAGCTCCCCCCGGCCTTTCCGTGTCCTGGGTCGATTTCAGGCGCGCCGGCCTTTTCTGGTCCTTCTCCTGGGCCTGCTTTCGCTGCTGCCCGCGGGCTTCTTCGCGACGAAGATCGGCTTTCGGCCCGATTTCTCGGAGTTATTGCCCGACAACAAGGACAGCGTGATCGAGATGCGCCGGGTGTCGGCGCGGCTCTCGGGCATCACCACGCTGACGGTCACGGCCGAGATCGCGGACGGGAAAAACGAGGCTGCGCTCCGGGCATTCGTGGACGCGCTCGCGCCGAAGCTCCAGGCGCTCGGGCCGCCGTGGGTCGAGCAGGTCGACTGGAGCTCGCGGGAGACGAAGAAGTTCTTCGACGAGAACAAGCTGCTCTTCGCGGAGCTCGCAGACCTTCAGAAGGCGCGGGACGAGGTCGTCGCGCGGTACGAGTACGAGGTCCAGAAGGAGACGGGCGTCCTGCTCGACGAGTCGGATCCGCCGCCGCCGATCACGGCAGCGTCGCTCAAGGAGCGGCTGACGGGGAAAAAGGGGGGCGAGGCAAAGGCCTTACCGAAGAGCCAGGCGGAGATCGATCGAGGCCCACACCCGAACGGGTATTACATGAGCGCCGACGGCAAGTTCGCCGCCGTCATCGCGCGCACGAGCCTGTCGAAGAAGGCGGACCGCGAGGAGCTCCGGCGAAAGATCGAGCAGATCGTCGAGGAGATCGGGCCGAAGAAGATCGATCCGACGATGGAGGTCGGTTACACAGGGGATCTCGTCATCAGCGGCGAGGAGTACGACGCGATCGTGCAGGACCTCGGGGAGGTCGGCGTGGGCGGCGTGCTCGGCGTGCTCGTGCCGGTGCTCCTGTTCTTTCTGCGGGTGCGGACGGTGCTCGTGATGGCGGGCAGCCTGCTCGTGGGGCTCGTGTGGACGTTCGGCCTGACGTATTTCACGATCGGATACCTGAACAGCTCGACGGGCTTTCTGGTCACGATCATCGCCGGCAATGGCATCAATTACGGCATCATGTACATGGCGCGATACCTGGAAGCGCGCCGGGACGACGATGCCGACGTCGAGGGGGCGATCGAGGCGGCGCACAAGGACACGTGGCTGCCGACGCTCTCGGGCTCGGCGACGACGATGCTGGCGTACGGCTCGCTGATGCTGACGGATTTCCGGGGCTTCAAGCACTTCGGGGTCATCGGCGCCTACGGGATGCTGCTCTGCTGGCTCGCGACGTACCTCTTCACGCCGGCGCTGCTGGCGGCGACGGAGCGTGTTCGCCCGGTGTATTTCCCCGGAAAGGAGAAGACGAAGGCGCGCGGCTATTATGGCGTGCTCTTCGCGAAGCTCGCGCAGGCCGCGCCGCGCACGCTCGGGGCGATCGGCGTCGTGATCGGGCTCATCTCGGTGGGGCTCACGTATCAATATTTGACGAAGGACCCGATCGAGTACGACATGCGCAACATCCGCAGCGAGCGGCGCGACAAGAGCGCGGCGCTGTCGCTGTCGGTGCGCGTGGGGCACATCGTCGGCCGGATGTCGCAGGACGGAATGGCGGTCATGACGGACCACCTGGAGCAGGTCCCGCTGCTCGAAACGGAGCTGCAAAAGCGGCTCGAAGCGGCGCCCGCGGACGCGAAGCCGTTTGAAAAGGTGGTGACGATCCACTCGTTGATCCCGAAGGAGCAGGCGGAAAAACTGCCGCTCATCGAGGACATCCGGCGCATCGTGCAGAAGGCGCGGAAGCGGAATCTGATCTCGGACGCGGACTGGGCCGAGATCGCGCCGTACGTGCCCGCGGAGGCATTGAAGTCGATCGCGATCGCGGATCTGCCCGAGACCGTGGCGCGGCCGTTCACGGAGAAGGACGGGACGCGCGGGCGGATCGTGTACATCGTGCCGAAGCAAGGCCAGAGCGTGTGGGACGCGCATTACCTCATCCGCTGGGCCGATAGCTTCCGGGCGACGACGCTGCCGACGGGCGACGTGATCAAGGGATCGGGCCGCGCGGTGATTTACGCGGACATGATCCAGGCGGTGGTGGAGGACGCGCCGAAGGCGGTGGGGCTCGCGGCGATCGGAGTCGTGGTGATCATCCTGATCGCGTTCCGCGGCAGCGCGCGGTCGCTCGGCGTGTTCGTGCCGTGGCTCTTCGGCGTGTCGATGCTGCTCGGGTTCTTGCACCTGCGCGGCATCAAGCTCAATTTCTTGAACTTCATCGTCCTGCCGATCACGTTCGGAATCGGCGCCGAGTATTCGCACAACCTGATGCAGCGATATCTCTCGGAGGGCGGCGAACGGCTCGATCGGGTCTTCACGGAGACGGGCGGCGCGCTCGTGCTCTGCTCGATGACCACGTGCATCGGGTATTTCGCGCTAATGTTCTCCATCAACAAGGGGATCGCGAGCTTCGGGCTGGCGGCGGCGGTCGGGGAGATCGCCTGCCTGCTCTCCGCGGTGCTGATCCTGCCGGCGTTCCTCGTGTGGCTGGAGCGCCGTCGCAAGGCCGCAAAGGCCCCTGAGGTCCGGCCGGAAGGCGCGAGCGGGGCCTGA
- a CDS encoding glycosyltransferase family 4 protein, giving the protein MRILFVAPNITLPGTNGGSTHVTEVVRALRRRHEVQVLAKVGSHGEGVAGVGLGHGGPARYVIPFLHFPAAYPIARRFRPDAIYERFSAQGLGIFLGRALGVPVVSMILDTKATLFTLEGADRLISTAPHLVAQRYHPKLVEVSWGANIETFHPGVSGAAIRRRLGIADDEIVAGYTGAFYHWHGLDILVAAAAELDRDPSAPKIRYLLVGDGEMRRDIEARIQAAGLSHRFLLTGRVPYEEVPAHIAASDFCVAAYDPDRHEELRHHGMFMDPLKVFEYLAVGKAAITFESPNMRRLFKDGEHALLVPPGQAAPLTAAIRRAATDAALRERLGQAGRALVERKHSWQAHGEQLGALFEEVVEERRRRG; this is encoded by the coding sequence ATGCGCATCCTCTTCGTCGCCCCGAACATCACGCTCCCCGGCACCAACGGCGGCTCCACACACGTCACCGAGGTCGTCCGTGCCTTGCGCCGCCGTCACGAGGTCCAGGTCCTGGCCAAGGTCGGCTCCCACGGCGAGGGCGTCGCGGGCGTTGGGCTCGGCCACGGCGGCCCCGCGCGGTACGTCATCCCCTTTCTCCACTTCCCCGCGGCGTATCCCATCGCCCGTCGCTTCCGGCCGGACGCCATCTACGAGCGGTTCAGCGCCCAGGGCCTCGGCATCTTCCTCGGCCGCGCGCTCGGCGTGCCGGTGGTCAGCATGATCCTCGACACCAAGGCCACCCTCTTCACCCTCGAGGGCGCCGACCGGCTCATCTCCACCGCGCCCCACCTCGTCGCGCAGCGATATCACCCCAAGCTCGTCGAGGTCTCCTGGGGCGCCAATATCGAGACATTCCATCCGGGCGTCTCGGGCGCCGCGATCCGGCGCCGCCTCGGGATTGCCGACGACGAGATCGTCGCGGGTTATACCGGCGCATTTTATCACTGGCACGGCCTCGATATCCTCGTCGCCGCCGCCGCGGAGCTCGATCGGGACCCCTCCGCCCCGAAGATCCGTTACCTCCTCGTCGGAGACGGCGAGATGCGCCGCGACATCGAGGCGCGGATCCAGGCCGCGGGGTTGTCCCACCGCTTCCTCCTGACGGGCCGCGTCCCCTACGAGGAGGTCCCCGCCCATATCGCCGCCAGCGATTTCTGCGTCGCGGCGTATGATCCCGATCGGCACGAGGAGCTACGCCACCACGGGATGTTCATGGATCCCCTCAAGGTGTTCGAGTACCTCGCGGTGGGCAAGGCGGCGATCACGTTCGAAAGCCCGAACATGCGGCGGCTCTTCAAGGACGGCGAGCATGCCCTGCTCGTCCCGCCGGGCCAGGCCGCGCCCCTCACCGCGGCGATCCGGCGCGCCGCCACCGACGCCGCCTTGCGTGAGCGTCTCGGGCAGGCAGGGCGCGCGCTCGTGGAGCGCAAGCACTCCTGGCAGGCCCACGGCGAGCAGCTCGGCGCGCTCTTCGAAGAAGTGGTCGAAGAGCGCCGCCGCCGCGGTTAG
- a CDS encoding STAS/SEC14 domain-containing protein has protein sequence MTLQTPVSADRETLTVGTHQLALEPPDIVLVRFTGDLSDADVARILDVFERFATSTGRAYLLLDVAGVGRVTPEARRLAAMRQLPPAYAGLVVFGGTFQQQLVAKLATTAGWFLRGRALGKPMPVCVKDERAARAWLVEQRGAF, from the coding sequence ATGACTCTCCAGACGCCGGTGAGCGCGGATCGCGAGACCTTGACGGTCGGTACGCATCAGCTCGCCCTGGAGCCGCCTGACATCGTGCTCGTGCGATTCACGGGGGACCTGAGTGACGCGGACGTCGCGCGTATTCTGGATGTGTTCGAGCGCTTTGCGACGTCGACGGGGCGCGCGTACCTGCTGCTCGACGTGGCAGGCGTGGGGCGCGTGACGCCCGAGGCGAGGCGTCTCGCGGCGATGCGGCAGTTGCCGCCCGCGTATGCAGGGCTCGTGGTGTTCGGGGGGACGTTCCAGCAACAGCTCGTGGCGAAGCTCGCGACGACGGCGGGCTGGTTTCTGCGAGGGCGAGCGCTCGGAAAGCCGATGCCCGTGTGCGTGAAGGACGAGCGCGCGGCGCGGGCGTGGCTCGTGGAGCAGCGCGGCGCGTTTTGA
- a CDS encoding glycoside hydrolase family 19 protein encodes MKTRWMSLFVAMALLGVACGDGEGGAGGSGGSGGAGGIGGGTGGAGGSGGAGGSGGAGGMGGAGGMGGAGGMGGAGGMGGAGGMGGSGGGGGNGFAAVVSKEVYDAMFLHRNALYAYESLVAAAETFPAFCNEGSLDDRKREAAAFLANISHETTGGWPAAPDGPYAWGLYFTQEVGCENGGCTGYCDATNQQWPCTPGKTYHGRGPIQLSWNYNYGQAGAALGLPLLTDPDLVTSNGTVAFRTGGWFWMTPQSPKPSCHDVMTGKWTPSSQDQMLGRVPGFGMTINIINGGLECNQPTNAKVEDRVGFYQRYTQMLGVDPGTNLYCDKMQSY; translated from the coding sequence ATGAAGACGCGGTGGATGAGCTTGTTCGTGGCAATGGCCCTGCTCGGCGTAGCTTGTGGTGACGGTGAGGGAGGCGCGGGCGGCAGTGGCGGAAGCGGCGGCGCGGGCGGTATCGGTGGCGGGACCGGTGGCGCAGGCGGTAGCGGTGGCGCAGGCGGTAGCGGTGGCGCTGGAGGAATGGGCGGCGCTGGAGGAATGGGCGGCGCTGGAGGAATGGGCGGCGCTGGAGGAATGGGCGGCGCTGGAGGAATGGGCGGCAGCGGGGGCGGCGGTGGCAATGGATTCGCGGCGGTCGTCTCGAAAGAGGTCTACGACGCGATGTTCCTGCACCGGAACGCGCTCTACGCATATGAATCGCTCGTCGCCGCGGCGGAGACGTTCCCGGCGTTCTGCAACGAGGGCAGCCTGGACGACCGGAAGCGCGAGGCGGCCGCGTTCCTCGCGAACATCTCGCACGAGACCACGGGTGGCTGGCCCGCGGCCCCGGACGGCCCCTATGCGTGGGGCCTCTATTTCACGCAGGAGGTCGGCTGCGAGAATGGGGGCTGCACGGGGTATTGCGACGCGACGAATCAGCAATGGCCTTGCACGCCGGGGAAGACGTATCACGGGCGCGGGCCCATCCAGCTCTCGTGGAACTACAACTACGGGCAAGCGGGCGCCGCGCTCGGGCTGCCGCTCCTGACGGATCCGGATCTGGTGACGTCGAATGGCACGGTGGCCTTCCGGACGGGCGGGTGGTTCTGGATGACGCCGCAATCACCGAAGCCGTCCTGCCATGACGTGATGACGGGGAAGTGGACGCCGTCGTCGCAGGATCAAATGCTCGGCCGGGTGCCCGGGTTCGGGATGACGATCAACATCATCAACGGCGGGCTCGAGTGCAACCAGCCGACAAACGCCAAGGTGGAGGACCGCGTCGGGTTTTACCAGCGATACACGCAGATGCTCGGCGTGGATCCGGGCACGAACCTGTATTGCGACAAGATGCAGTCGTATTGA